A genomic window from Pyxidicoccus trucidator includes:
- a CDS encoding FHA domain-containing protein: MDTQKTYALKFISGKYQGGEFPLKVDKQIVIGRSSELDMVLVEDMVSRKHAKISFSDGKITIEDLGSTNGTFVNGEKVKQARLKEGDRILIGTSILKLVHQGADGANVDESMAKQKLEEVAAVQAARTTNKASSMTGKIEEIPLPDLLQLFHTSKKNGVLVVTSDQEGRIYLRQGRVYYAVIGDNHNLGPQKSFNRIITWEQGDFELRPADNQEFMVELDSSTEALLMDSLRQLDEMKRLQPSLPALDAPLALAMPLTPPLKELAPEMLDVLQLVHNYGTLGAVLDRADADDVVTAEAVAQLLKRDYVRKA, translated from the coding sequence ATGGACACCCAGAAGACCTACGCCCTCAAGTTCATCTCCGGGAAGTACCAGGGTGGCGAGTTCCCACTGAAGGTGGACAAGCAGATCGTCATCGGTCGCTCGAGCGAGCTGGACATGGTGCTCGTCGAGGACATGGTCTCTCGCAAGCACGCGAAGATCAGCTTCTCCGACGGGAAGATCACCATCGAGGACCTGGGCTCCACCAACGGCACCTTCGTCAACGGTGAGAAGGTGAAGCAGGCCCGGCTGAAGGAGGGGGACCGCATCCTCATCGGCACCTCCATCCTCAAGCTCGTCCACCAGGGCGCGGATGGCGCCAACGTCGACGAGAGCATGGCCAAGCAGAAGCTGGAGGAGGTCGCCGCCGTCCAGGCCGCGCGCACCACCAACAAGGCCAGCTCCATGACGGGGAAGATTGAGGAAATCCCCCTGCCGGACCTGCTCCAGCTCTTCCACACGTCCAAGAAGAACGGCGTGCTGGTGGTGACGAGCGACCAGGAGGGCCGCATCTACCTGCGCCAGGGCCGCGTGTACTACGCCGTCATCGGCGACAACCACAACCTGGGCCCGCAGAAGAGCTTCAACCGCATCATCACCTGGGAGCAGGGCGACTTCGAGCTGCGCCCGGCGGACAACCAGGAGTTCATGGTGGAGCTGGACTCGTCCACCGAGGCGCTCCTGATGGACTCGCTCCGCCAACTGGACGAGATGAAGCGGCTGCAGCCCAGCCTGCCGGCCCTGGACGCGCCGCTGGCGCTGGCCATGCCCCTGACGCCGCCCCTCAAGGAGCTGGCGCCGGAGATGCTGGACGTGCTCCAACTGGTGCACAACTACGGCACGCTCGGCGCGGTACTGGACCGGGCGGACGCGGACGACGTGGTGACGGCGGAAGCGGTGGCGCAGCTGCTGAAGCGCGACTACGTACGCAAGGCCTGA
- the rdgB gene encoding RdgB/HAM1 family non-canonical purine NTP pyrophosphatase yields MTPRPRLLFATTNKGKLRELRELVGDAVEVVSLADLPPVPEPVEDAETFEGNAVKKARAYADATGLPALADDSGLCVDALGGRPGVHSARYAPGDDRARYEKLLSELAGVPDEKRTASFQCALALVKPGGEARVEVGRCEGRIGQAPSGSHGFGYDPVFILPDKQGRTMAELTPEEKSQVSHRGAAFRKMKPHLLGL; encoded by the coding sequence ATGACGCCCCGGCCCCGGCTGCTCTTCGCCACCACCAACAAGGGCAAGCTGCGCGAGCTGCGCGAGCTGGTGGGTGACGCGGTGGAGGTGGTGTCCCTCGCGGACCTGCCCCCGGTGCCGGAGCCGGTGGAGGACGCTGAGACCTTCGAGGGCAACGCGGTGAAGAAGGCCCGCGCCTATGCCGACGCCACCGGGCTGCCCGCGCTGGCGGACGACTCCGGGCTGTGCGTGGACGCACTGGGAGGCAGACCCGGGGTGCACTCCGCGCGCTATGCGCCGGGGGACGACAGGGCCCGCTACGAGAAGCTCCTGTCCGAGCTGGCCGGCGTACCCGACGAGAAGCGCACCGCGTCCTTCCAGTGCGCGCTGGCGCTGGTGAAGCCCGGGGGCGAGGCGCGGGTGGAGGTGGGCCGGTGCGAGGGCCGCATCGGCCAGGCCCCGAGCGGCAGCCACGGCTTCGGCTACGACCCGGTCTTCATCCTTCCGGACAAGCAGGGCCGGACGATGGCGGAGCTGACGCCGGAGGAGAAGTCCCAGGTGTCCCACCGCGGGGCGGCCTTCCGGAAGATGAAGCCCCACCTGCTGGGCCTGTAG
- a CDS encoding N-acetylmuramoyl-L-alanine amidase family protein, producing the protein MPPSHRTLLAVLSLLWLVPVVAGAGERPARIVIDPGHGGVQEGAKGPGELREKEVALQIAQRLRARLEAAGGEVYLTRERDSQVSLTERVSMTNDHGADLFLSIHANSMPTKRMRARTEGIETYFLSANASGDAARAVADRENAEAPVSRAARGDSTLAFILQDLVRTEAHADSSRLAYAIHPRLIRGTRAADRGVQQAPFFVLSGVECPAVLVEVGYISHPQEGAKLGRSEYQEKLAEAIADGVLAFLKETRRRDASREPQVAAPALP; encoded by the coding sequence ATGCCGCCGTCGCACCGCACCCTCCTCGCCGTCCTGTCGCTGCTCTGGCTCGTCCCCGTCGTCGCGGGGGCAGGGGAGCGGCCCGCGCGCATCGTCATCGACCCGGGCCACGGCGGTGTGCAGGAGGGCGCGAAGGGCCCCGGCGAGCTGCGCGAGAAGGAAGTGGCGCTCCAGATTGCCCAGCGCCTGCGGGCGCGCCTGGAAGCGGCGGGCGGCGAGGTGTACCTCACCCGCGAGCGCGACTCGCAGGTGTCGCTGACCGAGCGCGTGTCGATGACCAACGACCATGGCGCGGACCTCTTCCTCTCCATCCACGCCAACTCCATGCCCACGAAGCGGATGCGCGCGCGCACCGAGGGCATCGAGACGTACTTCCTGTCCGCCAACGCCTCGGGCGACGCCGCGCGCGCGGTGGCGGACCGGGAGAACGCGGAGGCGCCGGTGAGCCGCGCGGCGCGGGGCGACTCCACGCTGGCCTTCATCCTCCAGGACCTGGTGCGCACGGAGGCGCATGCGGATTCCTCCCGGCTGGCCTACGCCATCCACCCGCGCCTCATCCGGGGGACTCGCGCCGCGGACCGGGGCGTCCAGCAGGCGCCCTTCTTCGTCCTCTCCGGCGTGGAGTGCCCGGCCGTCCTCGTGGAGGTGGGCTACATCTCCCATCCGCAGGAGGGCGCGAAGCTGGGCCGCTCGGAGTACCAGGAGAAGCTGGCCGAGGCGATTGCCGACGGGGTGCTGGCCTTCCTCAAGGAGACCCGCCGGCGCGACGCCTCCCGGGAGCCCCAGGTGGCCGCCCCCGCGTTGCCGTGA
- a CDS encoding tetratricopeptide repeat protein: MEEPLKQLLTLGRGYFEKKQYAQAEQYLAKIVEQNPTFADVFNMLGIIYHDQGQFARAQRAFESALQLNPAYTEAALNLAVIYNDMGKYAEAKEVYQAALSQQKSGPGELDPYVEKKIANMYGEIGDVFASSGAWAKAIEEYRRALGLCPQFVDIRLKLGNALRDAGDNEAAIVEYEQVIAQNPAFIPGSIQYGVALYSAGRRAEAVRVWEDVLARSPDNKSAQMYLNLVKDPGKADQAGS, translated from the coding sequence ATGGAAGAGCCCCTCAAGCAGCTACTGACCCTCGGGCGCGGCTACTTCGAGAAGAAGCAGTACGCCCAGGCCGAGCAATACCTCGCGAAGATTGTCGAGCAGAACCCGACCTTCGCGGACGTGTTCAACATGCTCGGCATCATCTACCACGACCAGGGCCAGTTCGCCCGGGCGCAGCGCGCCTTCGAGTCCGCGCTGCAGCTCAACCCCGCGTACACGGAGGCGGCCCTGAATCTGGCCGTCATCTACAACGACATGGGGAAGTACGCCGAGGCGAAGGAGGTCTACCAGGCCGCCCTCTCCCAGCAGAAGAGCGGCCCCGGCGAGTTGGACCCCTACGTCGAGAAGAAGATCGCCAACATGTACGGCGAGATTGGCGACGTCTTCGCCTCCAGCGGCGCGTGGGCGAAGGCGATTGAAGAGTACCGGCGCGCGCTCGGACTTTGCCCGCAGTTCGTGGACATCCGCCTCAAGCTGGGCAATGCCTTGCGTGACGCCGGGGACAACGAAGCGGCCATCGTCGAGTACGAGCAGGTCATCGCGCAGAACCCGGCGTTCATCCCGGGCAGCATCCAGTATGGAGTGGCGCTGTACTCGGCCGGGCGGCGGGCGGAGGCGGTACGGGTCTGGGAGGACGTGCTGGCTCGCAGCCCGGATAACAAGAGCGCGCAGATGTACCTCAACCTGGTGAAGGACCCGGGCAAGGCGGATCAGGCAGGTTCATGA
- a CDS encoding regulatory protein RecX, with product MHPEDEGPDAVRRATDACVKLLSVRARSRHELEAALERKGFSEKVREEALARVQGWGYLDDARFAQERAAALLRKGRLGPRAVLQRLESHGLPEETARRALAQASGAEEFDALATARAVLEGRGLLGRPLDAKERARAGRLLDSRGFSEDVIHRLLGEPSLDPSGPDE from the coding sequence ATGCATCCGGAGGACGAAGGCCCCGACGCTGTCCGGCGTGCCACGGACGCCTGTGTGAAGCTCCTCTCCGTTCGCGCCCGCAGCCGCCACGAATTGGAGGCCGCCCTGGAGCGCAAGGGCTTCTCGGAGAAGGTGCGCGAGGAGGCGCTCGCGCGGGTCCAGGGCTGGGGCTACCTCGACGACGCGCGCTTCGCCCAGGAGCGCGCCGCCGCGCTGCTGCGCAAGGGCCGGCTGGGCCCGCGCGCCGTGCTCCAGCGGCTGGAGTCCCATGGGCTGCCGGAGGAGACAGCCCGGCGGGCCCTGGCCCAGGCGAGCGGCGCGGAGGAGTTCGACGCGCTGGCCACGGCCCGCGCGGTGCTGGAGGGGCGGGGGTTGCTTGGCCGGCCGCTCGACGCGAAGGAGCGGGCGCGCGCGGGCAGGCTTCTCGACAGCCGGGGCTTCTCCGAAGACGTCATCCACCGGCTACTGGGTGAACCTTCGCTGGACCCCTCCGGTCCGGACGAATAG
- the rpsI gene encoding 30S ribosomal protein S9, protein MAIHQELGFYATGRRKEATARVWIRPGTGQVTVNGRELNAYFGRETSKMVLNQPLDILEQKGKLDITVNVKGGGLSGQAGAIRHGIARALCSFNPEFRPALKKAGFLTRDARAVERKKYGQPGARRRFQFSKR, encoded by the coding sequence ATGGCCATCCATCAAGAACTCGGTTTCTACGCCACCGGCCGCCGCAAGGAGGCCACCGCCCGTGTCTGGATTCGTCCCGGCACCGGCCAGGTCACCGTCAACGGTCGCGAGCTCAACGCCTACTTCGGTCGTGAGACCTCGAAGATGGTGCTCAACCAGCCCCTCGACATCCTCGAGCAGAAGGGCAAGCTGGACATCACGGTCAACGTGAAGGGCGGCGGTCTCTCCGGCCAGGCCGGCGCCATCCGTCACGGTATCGCCCGTGCGCTGTGCTCCTTCAACCCGGAGTTCCGTCCGGCGCTGAAGAAGGCCGGCTTCCTCACCCGCGATGCTCGCGCGGTCGAGCGCAAGAAGTACGGTCAGCCGGGCGCGCGTCGCCGGTTCCAGTTCTCCAAGCGCTAA
- a CDS encoding type IV pilus twitching motility protein PilT, translated as MELNEILQIALRGGASDIHLKAGLPPMFRVDGSLVPLKDGRRLPPEEVARMAFGIMNEFQKEKFKSSNEVDLAYGVPGLGRFRVNVFQQRGTVGAVLRVIPFKVMTMQDLLLPQVLAKICGEERGLVLVTGTTGSGKSTTLAAMIDHINANETSHIMTIEDPIEFLIRDKRSIVNQREVGVDTMSFAQALKSALRQDPDVILVGEMRDHETIETALHAAETGHLVMSTLHTLDATETINRIVSAFPPHQQKQVRLQLASVLKGVVSQRLVPRADGKGRVAAVEVLRVTARVRELIEDKDRTKEIHDAIAQGTDSYGMQTFDQSLMSLVRQGLVTYEEAHRQATNPDDFALRFSGISGTSDSKWDNFDAKPGDARPIPGSASFAQKGAPAAAQAPAPATPTPAPVAQAMRPGAPAPAGAPRPAGPPPAAARPPAPAARPPTPPPAPAPAPAAGGDDDFQIERF; from the coding sequence ATGGAACTGAACGAGATTCTGCAGATCGCCCTGCGCGGCGGTGCCTCCGACATTCATCTCAAGGCTGGCCTCCCGCCGATGTTCCGCGTGGACGGCTCGCTGGTGCCGCTCAAGGACGGTCGCCGCCTCCCTCCGGAGGAGGTGGCGCGCATGGCCTTCGGCATCATGAACGAGTTCCAGAAGGAGAAGTTCAAGTCGAGCAACGAGGTGGACCTGGCCTACGGAGTCCCCGGCCTGGGCCGCTTCCGCGTCAACGTCTTCCAGCAGCGCGGCACGGTGGGCGCCGTCCTCCGCGTCATCCCCTTCAAGGTGATGACGATGCAGGACCTGCTGCTGCCCCAGGTGCTCGCGAAAATCTGTGGCGAGGAGCGCGGCCTCGTCCTGGTGACGGGCACCACGGGCTCCGGCAAGTCCACCACGCTGGCGGCGATGATCGACCACATCAACGCCAACGAGACCAGCCACATCATGACGATTGAGGACCCCATCGAGTTCCTCATTCGCGACAAGCGCTCCATCGTGAACCAGCGCGAGGTGGGCGTGGACACGATGAGCTTCGCGCAGGCTCTCAAGAGCGCGCTGCGGCAGGACCCGGACGTCATCCTCGTGGGCGAAATGCGAGACCACGAGACGATTGAGACGGCGCTGCACGCGGCCGAGACGGGCCACCTCGTCATGTCCACGCTGCACACGCTGGACGCCACGGAGACCATCAACCGCATCGTCTCCGCCTTCCCCCCGCACCAGCAGAAGCAGGTGCGCCTGCAGCTCGCGAGCGTGCTCAAGGGCGTGGTCAGCCAGCGTCTCGTGCCCCGCGCGGACGGCAAGGGCCGTGTGGCCGCGGTGGAGGTGCTGCGCGTCACCGCCCGCGTGCGCGAGCTCATCGAGGACAAGGACCGCACGAAGGAGATCCACGATGCCATTGCCCAGGGCACGGACTCGTACGGGATGCAGACCTTCGACCAGTCCCTGATGAGCCTGGTGCGCCAGGGGCTCGTCACCTACGAAGAGGCCCACCGCCAGGCCACGAACCCGGACGACTTCGCGCTGCGCTTCTCCGGCATCAGCGGTACGTCCGACTCGAAGTGGGACAACTTCGACGCCAAGCCCGGCGACGCCCGCCCCATCCCCGGCTCCGCGTCCTTCGCGCAGAAGGGGGCCCCGGCGGCGGCTCAGGCTCCCGCCCCGGCGACGCCCACGCCGGCTCCGGTGGCCCAGGCCATGCGCCCGGGAGCTCCGGCGCCCGCCGGTGCGCCGCGTCCCGCCGGCCCGCCTCCCGCGGCCGCGCGTCCGCCCGCGCCCGCCGCGCGTCCGCCGACGCCTCCGCCCGCTCCGGCACCCGCGCCGGCCGCCGGTGGTGACGACGACTTCCAGATCGAACGCTTCTGA
- the rph gene encoding ribonuclease PH has protein sequence MRSFQRGALDLRPIILTPGVSRYAEGSVQVEFGHTKVLVTCSTEERVPPHLMGKGTGWVTAEYGMLPRATHSRNQRESAKGKQTGRTMEIQRLIGRSLRAAVDLSTLGTRTLTLDCDVLQADGGTRTASITGAYVALVLALRSLQKAGTLTKTPKLTPLAAVSVGVVKGEVRVDLDYDEDSTADVDLNLVATADGRMVELQGTAEHQLFDKKTLDAMVDGGLAAIQQLVAAQAKVLG, from the coding sequence GTGCGTTCCTTCCAACGTGGTGCGCTGGACCTTCGCCCCATCATCCTGACCCCCGGTGTCTCCCGCTACGCGGAGGGCTCCGTGCAGGTGGAGTTCGGTCACACCAAGGTGCTCGTCACCTGTTCGACCGAGGAGCGGGTGCCGCCCCATCTGATGGGCAAGGGCACCGGCTGGGTGACGGCCGAGTACGGCATGCTGCCGCGTGCGACGCACTCGCGGAACCAGCGCGAGTCCGCCAAGGGCAAGCAGACCGGCCGCACCATGGAAATCCAGCGCCTCATCGGCCGCTCGCTGCGCGCGGCGGTGGACCTGTCCACGCTGGGCACTCGCACGCTCACCCTGGACTGCGACGTGCTCCAGGCGGACGGCGGCACGCGCACCGCCTCCATCACCGGGGCCTATGTGGCGCTGGTGCTCGCGCTGCGCTCGCTCCAGAAGGCGGGCACCCTGACGAAGACGCCCAAGCTGACGCCGCTGGCGGCCGTGTCCGTGGGCGTGGTGAAGGGCGAGGTGCGGGTGGACCTGGACTACGACGAGGACTCCACCGCGGACGTGGACCTGAACCTCGTGGCCACCGCGGACGGCCGCATGGTGGAGCTGCAGGGCACCGCCGAGCACCAGCTCTTCGACAAGAAGACGCTGGACGCCATGGTGGACGGAGGGCTGGCCGCCATCCAGCAGCTCGTCGCCGCGCAGGCGAAGGTGCTGGGATGA
- the selD gene encoding selenide, water dikinase SelD, which translates to MADEQPVKPKRLTELSHCAGUAAKLRPADLAQVLRRLKTAGGPQALVGFSTNDDAAVYRLTPGLAVVETVDFFPPVVDDPFQFGAIAAANALSDIYAMGARPIFALNLVGFPDGQPLSVLSKILAGGQSKADEAGIPILGGHSVRDPEPKYGMAVTGVVNPKKVLTNAGAKPGDVLFLTKPLGSGIATTAIKRGVASKQLSKRVVGVMSALNRAAGEVFASGKFKVNALTDVTGYGLLGHLLEMMTGAKTRAALDLERIPLIMDVAALAEQGVVPGGTKANLAHVKKKVRFPDGLPEHIQWVLADAQTNGGLLASVPARHALKALKALEAAGVDAALIGEVRAGRPGIDVIG; encoded by the coding sequence ATGGCGGACGAGCAGCCGGTGAAGCCGAAGCGTCTCACCGAACTGAGTCACTGCGCGGGCTGAGCGGCGAAACTGCGGCCCGCGGACTTGGCGCAGGTCCTGCGCCGACTGAAGACTGCCGGTGGTCCCCAGGCGCTGGTGGGTTTCTCCACCAACGACGATGCGGCCGTCTATCGCCTCACGCCCGGCCTGGCCGTGGTGGAGACGGTGGACTTCTTCCCGCCCGTGGTGGACGACCCGTTCCAGTTCGGGGCCATCGCCGCGGCGAATGCCCTGTCGGACATCTACGCCATGGGCGCGCGGCCCATCTTCGCCCTCAACCTAGTGGGCTTCCCGGACGGCCAGCCGCTGTCCGTGCTGTCGAAGATTCTCGCGGGGGGCCAGTCCAAGGCGGACGAGGCGGGCATCCCCATCCTCGGTGGCCACAGCGTGAGGGACCCGGAGCCGAAGTACGGCATGGCCGTCACCGGCGTGGTGAACCCGAAGAAGGTGCTCACCAACGCGGGCGCGAAGCCGGGGGACGTGCTGTTCCTCACCAAGCCGCTGGGCTCGGGCATCGCCACCACCGCCATCAAGCGCGGGGTCGCCTCGAAGCAGCTCTCCAAGCGCGTCGTGGGGGTGATGTCCGCCCTCAACCGCGCCGCTGGCGAGGTCTTCGCCTCTGGCAAGTTCAAGGTGAATGCCCTCACGGACGTGACGGGCTACGGACTGCTGGGGCACCTGCTGGAGATGATGACCGGAGCGAAGACGCGCGCGGCGCTGGACCTGGAGCGCATCCCGCTCATCATGGATGTGGCCGCGCTGGCCGAGCAGGGCGTGGTGCCCGGAGGCACCAAGGCCAACCTCGCCCACGTGAAGAAGAAGGTGCGCTTCCCGGACGGGCTGCCCGAGCACATCCAGTGGGTGCTCGCGGATGCGCAGACCAACGGCGGCCTGCTGGCCAGCGTGCCCGCCCGCCACGCGCTCAAGGCACTCAAGGCGCTGGAGGCGGCCGGCGTGGACGCGGCCCTCATCGGTGAGGTCCGCGCAGGCCGGCCCGGCATCGACGTCATCGGCTGA
- a CDS encoding outer membrane protein assembly factor BamD — translation MRSAVAFLTAVLLLASGCASLTSGQAGEPEYANAAEENLRLGVEALDNKDFLRAQKYFEYVRAKFPYQEAAREAELKLADVDFAREAWPEARDLYESFIKLHPTHAKVDYAAYRSALTHVEDYPSDFFALPPSEEKDQGEIQAALLAMEDFRRQYPKSEFADEAKAHADEARKRLAEHELYVARFYQKRERWKAVAQRLESLLRRYPGTPYEEEALFDLHSAYVKLNDPKKAEETLRQVQRRLPGTPAAERAQRMLGP, via the coding sequence ATGCGTTCCGCCGTCGCCTTCCTGACCGCCGTCCTGTTGCTTGCCTCCGGCTGTGCGTCCCTCACCTCGGGACAGGCCGGTGAGCCCGAGTACGCCAACGCCGCCGAGGAGAACCTCCGGCTCGGTGTGGAGGCCCTGGACAACAAGGACTTCCTCCGCGCCCAGAAGTACTTCGAGTACGTCCGCGCGAAGTTCCCCTACCAGGAGGCCGCCCGCGAGGCGGAGCTGAAGCTGGCCGACGTGGACTTCGCCCGCGAGGCCTGGCCCGAGGCGCGCGACCTGTACGAGTCCTTCATCAAGCTCCACCCCACGCACGCCAAGGTGGACTACGCCGCCTACCGCTCCGCCCTCACGCACGTGGAGGACTACCCCTCGGACTTCTTCGCCCTGCCCCCCTCGGAGGAGAAGGACCAGGGGGAAATCCAGGCCGCGCTGCTCGCCATGGAGGACTTCCGGCGCCAGTACCCGAAGTCCGAGTTCGCCGACGAGGCCAAGGCCCACGCGGACGAGGCCCGCAAGCGGCTGGCCGAGCACGAGCTGTACGTGGCCCGCTTCTACCAGAAGCGCGAGCGGTGGAAGGCCGTGGCCCAGCGCCTGGAGTCCCTCCTCCGTCGCTACCCCGGCACTCCCTATGAGGAGGAGGCCCTCTTCGACCTCCACTCGGCCTACGTGAAGCTGAATGACCCGAAGAAGGCGGAGGAGACGCTGCGCCAGGTGCAGCGCCGCCTGCCTGGGACGCCCGCCGCGGAGCGTGCCCAGCGAATGCTGGGCCCGTGA
- the rplM gene encoding 50S ribosomal protein L13, which yields MSQKTYSAKAGDIKRQWHVIDVSDKVLGRAASQIATLLKGKHKAIYTPSIDTGDHVVVINAEKVKVTGTKEQDKMYYRHSRAGFPGGLKITNLEKLRQRHPEDIVINAVRRMLPRNALGRQMMTKLKVYVGDTHPHAAQKPSAFEVEA from the coding sequence ATGTCGCAGAAGACCTACAGCGCGAAGGCTGGGGACATCAAGCGCCAGTGGCACGTCATTGACGTGTCCGACAAGGTGCTGGGCCGCGCGGCGAGCCAGATTGCCACCCTGCTGAAGGGTAAGCACAAGGCCATCTACACGCCGTCCATCGATACCGGCGACCACGTCGTCGTCATCAACGCCGAAAAGGTGAAGGTGACGGGGACGAAGGAGCAGGACAAGATGTACTACCGGCACTCACGTGCTGGTTTTCCCGGCGGCTTGAAGATCACCAACCTGGAGAAGCTCCGCCAGCGTCACCCCGAGGACATCGTCATCAACGCCGTGCGTCGCATGCTGCCCCGCAACGCGCTCGGTCGGCAGATGATGACGAAGCTGAAGGTCTACGTGGGTGACACCCATCCTCACGCGGCCCAGAAGCCGTCCGCGTTTGAGGTTGAGGCGTAA
- a CDS encoding ATP-dependent helicase, whose translation MDLSKLNPPQREAVVTLQGPLLVLAGAGSGKTRVITHRIVHLLNERPGHLMARNVLAVTFTNKAATEMKERLVHMAGPRAQGVLVCTFHAFGAEVLREDIHRLGWPKKFAIADMGDQLANIRRAMREHKIDDRAFDARKVLTLISKAKNSGKTPEPKPEGIGDDYDLITHLVYPDYQLALKAQGSVDFDDLLLLPARLLREFPDLYAKYTKRFRYLLVDEFQDTNTAQLELLKLLAGESRNVCAVGDDDQCIYSWRGAEVRNILDFDRFFPGGKEVRLEQNYRSVQTVLDAANAVIAKNPERKAKQMWTDRAGGPKVKVVSCPNDEEEARFVAHEIQKHISLGVPADDIAVLYRTNGQSRPVEELLREKGIPYEVVGGSEFFDRREVKDVIAYFKVIVNKLDEISLMRIVNVPSRGIGDVTMERLNVHARGEGVTLWTAMRKADAYEDLPPSAGGKVLEFVDLIERYRAAYEHGQLALATRKLLEEIGFREATRALATSSTIADKKLKSVDGVLNSLENFEKREGPKASLLTYLNRLSLDTRQEEEEVPGGNKRVTLMTVHASKGLEYRLVFFIGMEEDLMPHGGMQGEPQNLEEERRLCYVGITRAKELLYLTRSNVRTKRGKEVPRTPSRFLEDLPPEVVEVVDMDAPRQGPPTTEEKNFFANLKERFKKPQAGSAGPSGGAAG comes from the coding sequence ATGGACCTCTCGAAGCTCAACCCTCCGCAGCGCGAGGCCGTGGTTACCCTCCAGGGGCCGCTGCTCGTGCTGGCGGGCGCTGGCAGCGGCAAGACTCGCGTCATCACCCACCGCATCGTCCACCTGCTGAACGAGCGGCCGGGCCACCTCATGGCCCGCAACGTGCTCGCCGTCACCTTCACCAACAAGGCGGCCACGGAGATGAAGGAGCGCCTGGTCCACATGGCCGGGCCGCGCGCGCAGGGCGTGCTGGTGTGCACCTTCCACGCCTTTGGCGCGGAGGTGCTCCGCGAGGACATCCACCGCCTGGGCTGGCCGAAGAAGTTCGCCATCGCCGACATGGGCGACCAGCTGGCCAACATCCGCCGCGCCATGCGCGAGCACAAAATCGACGACCGCGCCTTCGACGCGCGCAAGGTGCTCACGCTCATCTCCAAGGCGAAGAACTCGGGCAAGACGCCCGAGCCCAAGCCGGAGGGCATTGGCGACGACTACGACCTCATCACCCACCTCGTCTACCCGGACTACCAGCTCGCGCTGAAGGCGCAGGGCTCGGTGGACTTCGACGACCTGCTGCTCCTGCCCGCGCGCCTGCTGCGCGAGTTTCCGGACCTGTACGCCAAGTACACCAAGCGCTTCCGCTACCTGCTGGTGGACGAGTTCCAGGACACCAACACCGCCCAGCTGGAGCTGCTCAAGCTGCTGGCCGGCGAGTCGCGCAACGTGTGCGCGGTGGGCGACGACGACCAGTGCATCTACTCGTGGCGCGGCGCCGAGGTACGCAACATCCTCGACTTCGACCGCTTCTTCCCCGGAGGCAAGGAGGTGCGGCTGGAGCAGAACTACCGCTCCGTCCAGACGGTGCTGGACGCGGCCAACGCCGTCATCGCGAAGAACCCCGAGCGCAAGGCCAAGCAGATGTGGACCGACCGCGCGGGGGGGCCGAAGGTGAAGGTGGTCAGCTGCCCCAACGACGAGGAGGAGGCTCGCTTCGTCGCGCACGAAATCCAGAAGCACATCTCCCTGGGTGTGCCCGCGGACGACATCGCCGTGCTCTACCGCACCAACGGCCAGTCCCGCCCCGTGGAGGAGCTGCTGCGCGAGAAGGGCATCCCCTACGAGGTGGTGGGCGGCAGCGAGTTCTTCGACCGGCGCGAGGTGAAGGACGTCATCGCGTACTTCAAGGTCATCGTGAACAAGCTGGACGAAATCTCGCTCATGCGCATCGTCAACGTGCCGTCGCGCGGCATCGGCGACGTGACGATGGAGCGGCTGAACGTCCACGCCCGGGGCGAGGGCGTCACGCTGTGGACGGCGATGCGCAAGGCCGATGCGTACGAGGACCTGCCGCCGAGCGCCGGGGGCAAGGTGCTGGAGTTCGTGGACCTCATCGAGCGCTACCGGGCCGCGTACGAGCACGGCCAGCTGGCCCTGGCGACGCGCAAGCTGCTGGAGGAGATTGGCTTCCGCGAGGCCACGCGCGCGCTCGCCACCTCCTCCACCATCGCCGACAAGAAGCTCAAGAGCGTGGACGGCGTCCTCAACTCGCTGGAGAACTTCGAGAAGCGCGAGGGCCCCAAGGCCAGCCTCCTCACCTACCTCAACCGCCTGAGCCTGGACACGCGCCAGGAAGAGGAGGAGGTGCCCGGGGGCAACAAGCGCGTCACGCTGATGACCGTGCACGCCTCGAAGGGCCTGGAGTACCGGCTCGTCTTCTTCATCGGCATGGAGGAGGACCTGATGCCCCACGGCGGCATGCAGGGCGAGCCGCAGAACCTCGAGGAGGAGCGGCGCCTCTGCTACGTGGGCATCACCCGCGCCAAGGAATTGCTGTACCTCACCCGCTCCAACGTCCGGACCAAGCGCGGCAAGGAGGTGCCCCGCACCCCCTCGCGCTTCCTGGAGGACCTCCCCCCGGAGGTGGTGGAGGTGGTGGACATGGACGCGCCGCGTCAGGGGCCTCCCACCACGGAGGAGAAGAACTTCTTCGCCAACCTGAAGGAGCGCTTCAAGAAGCCCCAGGCGGGCAGCGCCGGCCCGTCAGGCGGAGCGGCCGGGTAG